The proteins below are encoded in one region of Silene latifolia isolate original U9 population chromosome 2, ASM4854445v1, whole genome shotgun sequence:
- the LOC141643391 gene encoding glucan endo-1,3-beta-glucosidase 8-like: MVRVMVFLAWTLLMILASTSADVRIGVNWGNMASNPLPPSNVVGMLKDNNIKKVKLFDADPATLSALAGTGIDVMVAIPNDMLEQMTKAKHAKEWVKKNVTKHLHDGGVNIKYVAVGNEPFLATYNDSFKHTTYPALQNIQNALNEAGHSDIKASVPLNADVYESVSNTPSNGDFRGDIKDRMLEILQCLHENGAPFIVNIYPFLSLYLNPDFPEEFAFFGGGDSIPDKSHSYSNVFDANFDTLVWSLKKNGYGDMKIIVGEIGWPTDGHIKANSTIAQKFYDGLMKKLVGSKGTPMRPGVMEIYLFSLLDENMKSIAPGNFERHWGIFRYDGQPKFTMDLTGKGNNKMLIAAKGVQYMDHKWCIYNQEAKNPEKIGYAMSYACQTADCSSLDYGSSCNKLDANGNISYAFNMYFQMNEQSVEACQFEGLAMITSSNASRNGCLFPIELMSGAFRVSLVSSRVVLLGVLVMLLLVLF; this comes from the exons ATGGTTCGAGTCATGGTTTTTTTGGCATGGACCTTGTTAATGATATTAGCTAGTACAAGCGCTGATGTAAGGATAGGAGTGAATTGGGGAAATATGGCATCTAACCCATTGCCACCATCCAATGTAGTTGGCATGTTAAAGGATAATAACATAAAGAAGGTTAAGCTTTTCGATGCTGACCCGGCTACGCTTAGTGCCTTGGCTGGAACCGGTATTGATGTTATGGTCGCCATCCCTAATGATATGCTTGAACAAATGACCAAGGCTAAGCATGCTAAGGAATGGGTTAAGAAAAATGTTACCAAGCATCTCCACGATGGAGGAGTTAACATTAA GTATGTAGCAGTAGGGAATGAGCCATTTTTGGCAACTTACAATGACAGCTTCAAGCATACAACATATCCAGCattacaaaacattcaaaatGCTCTTAATGAAGCTGGGCATTCAGATATAAAGGCTTCAGTCCCCCTGAATGCAGATGTATATGAATCAGTCTCAAACACTCCCTCAAATGGCGATTTTCGAGGAGATATCAAGGATAGAATGCTAGAAATCCTGCAATGTCTACACGAAAATGGAGCGCCATTTATTGTAAATATCTACCCGTTCCTTAGTCTGTACCTAAATCCAGACTTTCCAGAGGAATTTGCTTTCTTTGGTGGTGGTGACAGCATTCCAGACAAGAGTCATTCCTATAGCAATGTGTTTGATGCTAACTTTGACACGCTTGTTTGGTCGTTGAAGAAAAATGGTTATGGCGATATGAAGATTATTGTTGGAGAAATTGGTTGGCCTACTGATGGACATATCAAAGCTAACTCTACGATTGCTCAGAAATTTTATGACGGTTTAATGAAGAAGTTAGTCGGTAGCAAGGGCACCCCTATGAGGCCAGGGGTCATGGAGATATACCTCTTTAGTCTCCTTGATGAGAACATGAAAAGCATTGCTCCAGGGAACTTTGAAAGACACTGGGGAATCTTCCGCTATGACGGACAACCTAAGTTCACAATGGACCTCACAGGGAAAGGAAATAACAAAATGCTTATCGCAGCCAAGGGTGTCCAGTACATGGACCACAAATGGTGTATATACAATCAAGAAGCCAAGAACCCTGAAAAAATAGGGTATGCTATGAGTTATGCATGTCAAACTGCAGATTGCTCGTCGCTAGATTATGGATCATCTTGTAATAAATTGGATGCTAATGGGAATATCTCTTATGCCTTTAACATGTACTTCCAAATGAACGAGCAAAGTGTCGAAGCGTGCCAATTTGAGGGCCTTGCTATGATTACCAGTTCCAATGCTTCCAGGAATGGATGCCTGTTTCCGATCGAACTAATGAGTGGTGCATTCAGGGTTAGCCTGGTTTCTAGTAGGGTGGTTTTATTGggagttttggttatgttgttacTTGTGTTGTTTTAA
- the LOC141643394 gene encoding putative ATP synthase 24 kDa subunit, mitochondrial, whose protein sequence is MAFASRFLSKSKHLCYAQTVLPKDRVIAVRYFAKGAVPSPPAPPAPKALKGDEMLKGIFLEVKKKFETALSVFRQEKITIDPDDPAAVQRYADVMKMAREKAGLLSESQKIKNAIENRTQGIPDVRTYLLTLQEMRIKAGLPDDIGIEKMMFEALDTVEKEIKKPLMRDNTEGMARLTVEYDKGNKRLGISRKDLPKYEKKLDLTIARAQLENLKKDCVEAMEAQKKKEEFKDEEMPDVRSLDVRNFL, encoded by the exons ATGGCGTTCGCTTCTCGATTTCTCTCCAAATCCAAGCAT CTATGCTATGCTCAGACTGTTTTACCCAAAGACCGTGTGATTGCTGTTCGATATTTTGCCAAAGGTGCTGTGCCTTCTCCTCCTGCTCCTCCTGCTCCCAAAGCTCTGAAGGGAGACG AGATGCTGAAAGGTATCTTTTTGGAGGTCAAGAAGAAGTTTGAGACTGCCCTTAGTGTTTTCCGGCAAGAGAAGATCACCATTGACCCAGATGACCCTGCTGCTGTACAACGCTATGCAGATGTCATGAAGATGGCGCGTGAGAA GGCGGGCCTCTTGAGCGAgtctcaaaaaatcaaaaatgcaATTGAGAATCGAACACAGGGTATTCCTGATGTTCGCACCTATCTTCTTACATTGCAGGAGATGAGGATCAA GGCGGGCTTACCTGATGACATTGGCATAGAGAAAATGATGTTTGAAGCCTTGGATACAGTTGAAAAGGAAATCAAGAAACCTCTCATGAGAGATAATACAGAAGGAATGGCTCGTTTGACGGTTGAGTATGATAAGGGCAACAAGAG GCTTGGAATTAGCAGGAAAGATTTGcccaaatatgagaaaaaattgGATCTTACAATTGCCAGAGCTCAGCTGGAAAATTTGAAGAAGGATTGCGTTGAAGCCATGGAAGCTCAAAAGAAGAA GGAGGAATTCAAGGATGAGGAGATGCCCGATGTCAGATCATTGGACGTTAGAAACTTCTTGTGA